A genomic segment from Paenibacillus sp. FSL K6-1096 encodes:
- a CDS encoding nucleoside recognition domain-containing protein, which produces MINFRIRRLLRGTAPFAAGAAAVLLAAAIVLAPESSFKASLAGLKLWWTIVFPALLPFLILSEMLTASGFVHGIGVLLEPLMKRLFRLPGAGGWTLVLGLTAGFPAGAEGVMQLHRQGDLTDKEAGRLASLVHYASPVTLLIVFGTAFLHSPAAGYVLLGLHWLSGLAAGGIASRLEGYGLRKAGPAPVTASPASPKASLPGRIRQAAAEARARDGRGFGKVLGESVSAAVQNLMIVGGYMIMFAVVINIAARLLPQLPPLLAAGLLEIHLGARAITSAAGADGAFLSSPLGPALLSAAAAWSGICAQLQALTVMKVAKVRFLPFAAVRLLHSGLAFVLTLLLWTPLMNLRSAVLPASAGLTPGTVEQDISSAHGLWSFIPQLLGLQGLLILLLLALSAAVRLFTWSGRPTGRT; this is translated from the coding sequence ATGATAAACTTCAGAATACGCCGTCTGCTCAGAGGGACGGCCCCCTTTGCGGCAGGTGCAGCGGCCGTCCTGCTCGCCGCCGCCATTGTCCTTGCCCCGGAGTCCTCGTTCAAGGCCTCCCTTGCAGGGCTGAAGCTCTGGTGGACCATCGTCTTCCCGGCGCTGCTGCCCTTCCTGATCCTGTCGGAGATGCTGACCGCCTCAGGCTTCGTGCATGGCATCGGCGTGCTGCTGGAGCCGCTGATGAAGCGGCTGTTCCGGCTTCCCGGGGCGGGCGGCTGGACCCTGGTGCTCGGCCTTACCGCAGGCTTCCCGGCCGGGGCAGAGGGCGTTATGCAGTTACACCGCCAGGGGGATCTTACGGACAAGGAGGCGGGAAGGCTGGCTTCCCTCGTCCATTACGCCAGTCCGGTGACCCTCCTGATTGTGTTCGGAACCGCCTTCCTGCACAGTCCGGCCGCCGGGTATGTCCTGCTTGGCCTGCACTGGCTGTCTGGCCTTGCGGCAGGCGGCATCGCTTCCCGTCTGGAGGGCTATGGCTTGCGGAAGGCCGGCCCGGCCCCTGTTACCGCCAGTCCGGCCAGTCCCAAGGCCTCCTTGCCCGGCCGAATCCGGCAGGCAGCAGCAGAAGCCCGCGCAAGAGACGGACGGGGCTTCGGCAAGGTGCTCGGCGAATCGGTATCCGCCGCCGTGCAGAACCTGATGATCGTCGGCGGCTATATGATCATGTTCGCCGTAGTCATTAACATCGCAGCCAGGCTGCTTCCGCAGCTGCCGCCGCTTCTGGCAGCGGGCCTGCTGGAGATTCATCTCGGCGCCCGTGCTATCACATCTGCAGCGGGTGCTGACGGAGCCTTCCTCAGCAGCCCGCTGGGGCCGGCACTGCTCTCTGCGGCAGCGGCCTGGAGCGGCATCTGTGCCCAGCTTCAGGCGCTGACCGTCATGAAGGTAGCAAAGGTCCGGTTCCTTCCGTTCGCCGCTGTCCGGCTGCTGCACAGCGGTCTTGCCTTTGTGCTGACGCTGCTCCTGTGGACGCCGCTGATGAACCTCCGCTCCGCCGTGCTTCCGGCAAGCGCGGGCCTCACTCCCGGTACGGTGGAGCAAGATATAAGCTCAGCCCATGGTCTATGGAGCTTCATCCCCCAGCTTCTGGGACTGCAAGGCCTGCTGATTCTGCTGCTGCTGGCATTGTCGGCAGCCGTCAGGCTGTTTACCTGGAGCGGCCGTCCAACCGGTCGAACTTAA
- a CDS encoding nucleotidyltransferase family protein: MRTVGIIAEYNPLHNGHVHHFNEAKRISGADRAIVIMSGPFTQRGEPAAVSKRARTEMALHMGADLVIELPVAYAVQPAEWFAFGAVSLLEATGVADLLCFGSEAGTLGALLPLAGFLAEESSALKEEIRVRLSQGAGFPAAFSAAAAAVWEASFMGEEKPDDVLHILRQPNNSLGLHYLIALRRLGSAITPLTVPRTGAGFHDPLTGGSGIASATAIRRLLHEGGSPAAYMPEYSRSILEREIAAGRGPVGLEDFRIPLRHVLSTRTAAELNAVQDMNEGLENRLLRILPRLEQFTVSGLLQELKSKRYTLTRLQRLLLHTLLNHSKAELSPLALSRGPGYIRILGFRKSGRELLKAMKQRATLPVVTSPARFDHPMLERDLQAAAVFAGAYKNPLRSDLYSDYLEPPVRI; encoded by the coding sequence GTGAGAACTGTAGGTATTATAGCCGAATATAACCCTTTACATAACGGGCATGTCCATCACTTCAATGAGGCCAAAAGAATATCGGGCGCGGACCGCGCCATCGTTATCATGAGCGGCCCGTTCACCCAGCGCGGCGAGCCGGCTGCGGTGAGCAAGCGCGCCCGCACCGAGATGGCGCTGCATATGGGCGCCGATCTGGTGATTGAGCTGCCTGTGGCGTATGCGGTCCAGCCGGCGGAATGGTTCGCCTTCGGAGCGGTCTCCCTGCTGGAAGCAACCGGGGTTGCGGACCTGCTGTGCTTCGGCTCCGAAGCCGGCACTTTGGGCGCGCTGCTGCCCCTGGCCGGGTTCCTGGCCGAGGAGAGCAGTGCGCTTAAGGAGGAGATCCGCGTTCGCCTGTCGCAGGGCGCGGGATTCCCCGCTGCCTTTAGCGCAGCGGCGGCGGCGGTCTGGGAGGCCTCTTTCATGGGAGAGGAGAAACCGGATGATGTCCTACATATATTGCGCCAGCCCAACAACAGCCTCGGCCTGCACTACCTGATCGCGCTGCGCCGGCTGGGCAGCGCGATCACGCCCTTGACCGTGCCGCGCACCGGCGCGGGCTTCCACGACCCGCTAACCGGCGGGTCTGGCATTGCCAGTGCCACAGCCATCCGCAGGCTGCTGCACGAGGGCGGTTCTCCGGCGGCGTACATGCCGGAGTACAGCCGCTCCATATTGGAGCGGGAGATCGCCGCAGGCCGCGGCCCGGTCGGCCTGGAGGACTTCCGCATCCCGCTGCGCCATGTGCTATCCACCCGCACCGCTGCGGAGCTGAATGCGGTGCAGGACATGAACGAAGGGCTGGAGAACCGCCTGCTCCGCATCCTGCCCCGGCTCGAACAGTTCACCGTCAGCGGACTGCTCCAGGAGCTGAAGAGCAAGCGGTACACCCTTACCCGGCTCCAGCGCCTGCTGCTTCATACCCTGCTGAATCACAGCAAGGCAGAGCTGTCCCCGCTTGCACTCTCCCGGGGGCCGGGCTACATCCGCATCCTTGGCTTCCGCAAGAGCGGCCGGGAGCTGCTGAAAGCTATGAAGCAGCGGGCAACGCTCCCGGTGGTAACCAGCCCGGCCCGCTTCGACCATCCTATGCTGGAGCGGGACCTCCAGGCTGCTGCTGTGTTCGCCGGAGCCTATAAGAACCCGCTGCGCAGCGATCTCTACAGCGATTATCTGGAGCCGCCGGTCAGGATTTGA
- a CDS encoding holin, with protein MDYDALNNVLAFASVLAVFVMALVQLVKNSVNLPRNIVPAVGLVIGLLVGAVAYPFTDMNLILRLWAGGLAGLSATGLFELAFNKRSGSTRDD; from the coding sequence ATGGATTACGATGCCCTGAACAATGTGCTTGCTTTTGCCTCCGTACTGGCTGTATTCGTAATGGCACTGGTCCAATTAGTGAAGAACAGCGTGAACCTGCCGCGCAATATTGTGCCTGCGGTGGGGCTGGTGATCGGACTGCTGGTTGGAGCTGTAGCGTATCCTTTTACAGATATGAATCTTATTCTCCGGCTGTGGGCAGGAGGGCTGGCCGGGCTGTCGGCGACAGGGCTGTTCGAGCTGGCATTCAACAAGCGGAGCGGATCAACGAGGGATGATTAA
- a CDS encoding PDZ domain-containing protein — translation MRQQKRRVGIRATAYLFSFVVILYVVVFMNTPYIVYQPGSASEVAPMIKVENADPQEQGTFMMTTVSASYANVALLIASLFNSNSEVVLKETRLQDKTEQEYAAEQVFYMNSSQSYAVQAAYHAAGIPYEDIVDYLYVFSVPEAASQGQFKPGDKIISVEGQQAADPEGLSKLLSVHAIGDTVSVVLERGGKQMKEQVKLVGVKNPETAALRPGFGVAIGAVQKVEPKEAGKGVSFVDTKVGGPSAGLMFTMEIYNRLTPGDLTRGHRVAGTGTIDAEGKVGAIGGVKHKIVAADRKGAEIFFVPKDNYKEAKAKADQIGTKMKLVSVSTLSDALKYMEELPEIKS, via the coding sequence TTGAGGCAGCAGAAACGCCGGGTGGGCATCCGTGCTACAGCCTATTTATTTTCATTCGTGGTCATTCTCTATGTTGTAGTCTTCATGAATACGCCTTATATTGTCTATCAGCCGGGCAGCGCCTCGGAGGTAGCCCCGATGATCAAGGTGGAGAATGCGGACCCGCAGGAGCAGGGCACCTTCATGATGACCACAGTCTCGGCCAGTTACGCCAATGTGGCTCTACTGATCGCTTCCCTGTTCAACTCCAATTCGGAGGTTGTGCTGAAAGAGACCCGCCTGCAGGATAAGACTGAGCAGGAGTACGCGGCAGAGCAGGTCTTCTATATGAACAGCTCGCAGTCTTATGCCGTTCAGGCCGCTTATCATGCTGCCGGTATCCCGTATGAGGATATTGTGGATTATCTGTATGTGTTCTCTGTGCCGGAGGCGGCCAGCCAGGGCCAGTTCAAGCCGGGGGACAAAATCATCAGTGTGGAAGGCCAGCAGGCCGCCGACCCTGAAGGCCTGTCCAAGCTATTGTCCGTCCATGCGATCGGCGACACTGTGAGTGTAGTGCTGGAGCGCGGCGGCAAGCAAATGAAGGAGCAGGTGAAGCTGGTAGGGGTCAAGAACCCGGAGACCGCGGCGCTGCGGCCGGGCTTCGGTGTTGCCATCGGTGCGGTGCAGAAGGTGGAGCCTAAGGAAGCGGGCAAGGGTGTCAGCTTCGTGGATACGAAGGTGGGCGGCCCGTCTGCCGGGCTGATGTTCACTATGGAAATATATAACCGGCTCACTCCTGGCGACCTGACCCGGGGCCACCGGGTAGCGGGAACAGGTACAATCGATGCAGAGGGCAAAGTGGGAGCGATCGGCGGGGTGAAGCACAAGATTGTGGCCGCAGACCGCAAGGGCGCGGAAATCTTCTTCGTGCCGAAGGACAACTATAAGGAGGCCAAGGCCAAGGCAGACCAGATCGGTACTAAGATGAAGCTGGTCTCTGTGTCCACCCTGTCGGATGCCTTGAAATACATGGAGGAGCTGCCGGAGATCAAATCCTGA
- the coaD gene encoding pantetheine-phosphate adenylyltransferase codes for MSLQIRKERVAIYPGTFDPVTLGHMDIIQRAAKQFDRLIVAVLNNLSKNPLFTVEERTGLLRQATADIPNVEVDSFRDLLVNYVRHKDAQVIVRGIRTVTDFEYELQNASINHNLDPEAETIFMMTNPKYSYLSSSVVKEIAHFGGKVSDFVTPEVEQAMKLKFDRLDGRSR; via the coding sequence ATGAGTCTGCAGATTAGAAAAGAACGTGTCGCCATCTATCCGGGAACCTTCGATCCGGTAACGCTGGGACATATGGATATTATTCAGCGGGCAGCGAAGCAGTTTGACCGGCTGATCGTGGCTGTGCTGAACAACTTAAGCAAGAACCCGCTGTTCACGGTGGAGGAGCGTACAGGGCTGCTGCGCCAGGCGACAGCGGATATTCCGAACGTTGAGGTGGACAGCTTCCGCGACCTGCTGGTGAATTATGTCCGGCACAAGGATGCCCAGGTCATCGTCCGGGGCATCCGGACGGTTACGGATTTCGAATATGAGCTGCAGAATGCGTCGATTAATCATAATCTGGACCCGGAAGCGGAAACGATATTTATGATGACCAATCCGAAGTATTCCTATCTTAGCTCCAGTGTGGTGAAGGAGATCGCCCATTTCGGCGGAAAAGTCTCTGACTTCGTAACACCTGAAGTGGAACAGGCCATGAAGCTTAAGTTCGACCGGTTGGACGGCCGCTCCAGGTAA
- the rsmD gene encoding 16S rRNA (guanine(966)-N(2))-methyltransferase RsmD: MRVISGSAKGRPLKSVPGNGTRPTTDKVKEALFSMIGPYFDGGTALDLYAGTGGLGIEALSRGMEAAVFIDMEQKAIDTVRANLKAARLEAQAEVYRNDAGRALGALEKRGRSFDLVFLDPPYRMKHGDELMTALAAKQLLKPEAVVVLEHESGYAYPEDIPGFRRMKQSVYGEVTISIYQYEAALPEDAAGGQEVNDESAD; the protein is encoded by the coding sequence GTGAGAGTCATATCGGGAAGTGCAAAAGGCAGGCCGCTCAAAAGTGTACCAGGCAATGGAACACGGCCTACTACCGATAAAGTGAAGGAAGCTTTGTTCAGTATGATCGGTCCTTATTTCGATGGAGGCACGGCGCTGGATTTGTATGCCGGCACCGGCGGCCTGGGGATTGAAGCGCTGAGCAGAGGGATGGAAGCAGCAGTGTTCATCGATATGGAGCAGAAGGCTATCGATACGGTGCGTGCAAATCTGAAAGCGGCGAGACTGGAGGCCCAGGCTGAGGTCTACCGCAACGATGCCGGGAGAGCGCTGGGCGCGCTGGAGAAGCGAGGGAGATCGTTTGACCTGGTGTTTCTGGACCCGCCTTACCGCATGAAGCACGGGGATGAGCTGATGACGGCATTAGCGGCCAAGCAGCTGCTGAAGCCTGAGGCGGTAGTGGTGCTGGAGCATGAATCCGGGTATGCGTATCCGGAGGATATTCCGGGATTCCGCAGAATGAAGCAGTCTGTGTATGGTGAGGTGACGATCTCTATTTATCAGTATGAAGCTGCTCTTCCGGAAGATGCCGCGGGCGGCCAGGAGGTTAATGATGAGTCTGCAGATTAG
- a CDS encoding PilZ domain-containing protein, with protein MMDDSSRKEPFRYVMNQPIDCWLEIPAGNSGPGAGKLTEGVLLDLSRSGCKVRTPLNLRFTAGDTKLIIHFQLAEEKLQFVGSVRWGWMYGLGQYQYGVRLDLQEDEEAQLLRELEIWTSGTSAQGL; from the coding sequence ATGATGGATGATTCCAGCAGAAAAGAACCGTTCCGTTACGTGATGAACCAGCCCATCGACTGCTGGCTGGAGATTCCTGCCGGCAATTCCGGACCGGGGGCCGGAAAATTAACCGAAGGTGTCCTGCTCGACCTCAGCCGCTCCGGCTGCAAGGTCCGCACCCCGCTGAATCTCCGCTTCACCGCAGGGGACACGAAGCTGATCATTCATTTCCAGCTGGCGGAGGAGAAGCTGCAATTTGTGGGCAGTGTCCGCTGGGGCTGGATGTACGGCCTCGGGCAGTACCAGTATGGTGTAAGGCTGGATCTGCAGGAGGACGAGGAGGCACAGCTGCTGCGCGAGCTGGAGATCTGGACCAGCGGCACAAGCGCCCAGGGACTGTAG
- a CDS encoding ABC transporter ATP-binding protein produces MDDLLELQEVSKRFGHKQALNQISLKLGAGSITGLLGNNGSGKSTLMKLIAGLAWPDAGHISVLGVPVGRRSKELVSFMPDRPLTESWMSVGDALRFQQDFFPDFDQAKALRMLDFMKLRVQDKVQALSKGMNERLQLTLALSRRARLYMLDEPIGGVDPVARTRILNALMEFYEEDSSILISTHLVTDIERIFDEVIFLKEGEVVLHRPVDELRAERGKSMDELFREVYAEC; encoded by the coding sequence GTGGATGATTTACTGGAATTACAGGAAGTAAGCAAACGGTTCGGCCACAAGCAGGCGCTAAATCAGATTTCCCTCAAGCTGGGGGCGGGCTCGATCACCGGACTGCTGGGCAACAATGGCAGCGGCAAAAGCACTCTGATGAAGCTGATAGCCGGGCTAGCCTGGCCCGACGCAGGACATATTTCGGTCCTTGGGGTTCCGGTTGGCCGGAGGAGCAAGGAGCTTGTATCCTTCATGCCGGACCGGCCGCTGACTGAATCATGGATGAGTGTAGGGGATGCGCTGAGATTCCAGCAGGATTTCTTCCCGGATTTCGATCAGGCCAAGGCGCTGCGGATGCTGGATTTCATGAAGCTGCGGGTCCAGGATAAGGTTCAGGCATTGTCCAAAGGGATGAACGAACGACTGCAGCTCACCCTTGCGCTGTCCCGCCGGGCCAGGCTCTATATGCTGGATGAGCCGATCGGAGGCGTCGATCCGGTGGCGCGGACCAGAATTCTGAATGCGCTGATGGAATTCTATGAGGAAGACAGCAGCATTCTGATTTCAACCCATCTGGTGACGGATATCGAACGGATCTTTGATGAGGTGATCTTCCTCAAGGAAGGGGAGGTTGTACTGCACCGGCCGGTGGATGAGCTTAGAGCCGAGCGCGGAAAAAGTATGGATGAACTGTTCAGAGAGGTGTATGCTGAATGCTGA
- a CDS encoding DUF177 domain-containing protein, with amino-acid sequence MNIHFRKLANADEPAVLHEVVDVREFVKGRKDILAVAPLSVDLKALPAGTDSVNVVGTLKGEVDMLCSRCLSEVSSKLNIPFVETFKWLKQPILPEDEDEEIIYIQDEMVDLIPFVEETFVLHLPDSVLCKADCLGLCQKCGQNLNEGTCSCDNTVIDPRLAGLKGFFTKQDN; translated from the coding sequence ATGAACATTCACTTTCGCAAATTAGCGAATGCCGACGAACCTGCCGTGCTCCATGAAGTTGTGGATGTACGCGAGTTTGTCAAAGGACGCAAGGATATTCTTGCTGTAGCCCCACTCTCAGTAGACCTTAAAGCGCTGCCCGCGGGAACCGATAGTGTGAACGTGGTGGGAACATTGAAGGGCGAAGTGGACATGTTATGTTCACGTTGTCTGAGTGAGGTCAGCAGCAAGCTGAACATTCCTTTCGTTGAGACTTTCAAGTGGCTGAAACAGCCCATTCTTCCAGAGGACGAAGATGAGGAGATCATCTACATCCAGGATGAGATGGTAGATCTGATCCCGTTCGTGGAAGAAACTTTCGTACTGCACTTGCCGGATTCGGTATTGTGCAAGGCAGACTGTCTTGGTCTTTGTCAGAAATGCGGACAGAACTTGAACGAAGGCACCTGCAGTTGCGACAACACAGTGATCGATCCAAGACTCGCTGGGTTGAAAGGATTCTTTACCAAGCAAGATAACTAA
- a CDS encoding diguanylate cyclase, giving the protein MSLSLRTLLSTAFAVIIILLTALLSYVIGNRTISTAQVSIGSSLAAEARQMSEKLDHFMWSRSGEIEVLSKLNAFQQPAAPEEAGRLLDQLKKSLPVFTWVGFLDHQGKVLAATDHILQGKNISQRPVFQEGLKGTFIGDVHDAVLLSKLLPNPTGEALQFVDVSVPVKDQQGRTTGVLAAHLSWEWSREVEASILEPLKERLDGIEVFVVSKKDHTILLGPKALLGRTMTSEALSKAGSGTSSWMIEQGPRKDGYLTGYAYGDGYQNYPGLGWTVIIRQPAAIAFASVHQLERFILVSGLLTALLFAVIGWLLAGWITRPLRNITRTADLLSSGADVEIPSSNRFKDVAILSASLRNLVSNLTKTETKLSYMSDMALHDKLTGLPNRAALDDFLAHAVSKAKQKRTTLSFLYMDLDGFKKVNDTYGHAVGDALLQEVAFRLMECTRDNEIVARLGGDEFVIILNTSAAKPMKEAEIVASRIISRINQPVMIKGEELRVGCSVGAAVWTPDGGDTVETLRLADEALYISKRSGKNRITFEAAS; this is encoded by the coding sequence ATGTCATTAAGTCTTCGTACTCTACTATCCACTGCATTCGCAGTCATTATCATTCTGTTAACGGCTCTGCTCAGCTATGTGATCGGCAACCGCACCATCTCTACCGCCCAGGTCAGCATCGGAAGCTCTCTGGCGGCTGAAGCCAGACAGATGTCCGAGAAGCTCGATCATTTCATGTGGTCGCGTTCGGGAGAGATTGAGGTATTAAGCAAGCTGAATGCTTTTCAGCAGCCGGCAGCCCCTGAAGAAGCAGGGAGGCTGCTGGACCAGCTGAAGAAGAGCCTGCCAGTGTTCACTTGGGTAGGGTTTCTTGATCATCAGGGGAAGGTTCTGGCTGCTACGGATCATATCCTGCAGGGGAAGAACATCAGCCAGCGGCCGGTATTTCAGGAAGGCCTGAAGGGGACCTTCATCGGCGATGTGCATGATGCGGTGCTGCTCTCCAAGCTGCTGCCGAACCCTACCGGTGAAGCGCTGCAATTCGTGGATGTAAGTGTGCCGGTCAAGGACCAGCAGGGCCGGACCACCGGCGTGCTCGCCGCCCACCTCAGCTGGGAATGGTCGCGCGAGGTTGAAGCCTCCATCTTGGAGCCGCTGAAGGAGCGGCTGGATGGCATAGAGGTATTCGTGGTCAGCAAGAAGGATCATACCATCCTGCTCGGTCCCAAGGCGCTTCTGGGCAGAACCATGACCAGTGAGGCCTTGTCCAAGGCGGGCAGCGGCACAAGCTCATGGATGATCGAGCAGGGCCCCCGCAAGGACGGGTATTTGACAGGCTATGCGTATGGTGACGGCTATCAGAATTATCCGGGCTTGGGCTGGACAGTCATCATCCGTCAGCCGGCGGCCATAGCATTCGCTTCGGTGCATCAGCTTGAACGCTTTATTCTGGTCAGCGGGCTGTTGACAGCCCTGCTCTTCGCGGTCATCGGCTGGCTGCTGGCCGGATGGATTACCCGGCCGCTGCGGAATATTACCCGCACAGCCGATCTGCTGAGCTCAGGGGCCGATGTGGAGATTCCATCCTCCAACCGGTTCAAGGACGTAGCGATTCTGTCCGCTTCCCTGCGCAATCTGGTCAGTAATCTGACCAAGACCGAGACGAAGCTAAGCTATATGTCTGATATGGCGCTGCATGACAAGCTTACGGGCCTGCCTAACCGCGCGGCACTCGACGACTTCCTGGCCCATGCGGTCAGCAAGGCGAAGCAGAAGCGGACAACGCTCAGCTTCTTGTATATGGATCTCGACGGCTTCAAAAAAGTCAATGACACCTACGGCCATGCAGTAGGAGATGCCCTGCTGCAGGAGGTAGCCTTCCGGCTGATGGAGTGCACGCGGGACAATGAAATTGTAGCCCGGCTGGGCGGGGATGAATTCGTGATTATCCTCAATACCTCAGCGGCCAAGCCGATGAAGGAAGCGGAGATTGTGGCTTCACGGATTATCAGCCGTATCAACCAGCCGGTAATGATTAAGGGGGAGGAGCTTCGTGTGGGCTGCAGTGTCGGGGCCGCTGTCTGGACTCCCGATGGCGGCGATACGGTGGAGACGCTGCGGCTGGCGGATGAAGCCTTATATATCTCCAAGCGGAGCGGCAAGAACCGGATAACGTTCGAGGCCGCATCTTAA
- a CDS encoding YjcZ family sporulation protein, which yields MGADCGYGGNVGGVNNCAVGPWTSTGAILVLYILLVIILSACFY from the coding sequence ATGGGTGCAGATTGCGGATACGGTGGTAATGTAGGCGGCGTTAATAACTGTGCGGTTGGTCCCTGGACATCCACAGGCGCGATTCTGGTTCTTTATATCCTGCTCGTTATTATTCTGAGTGCCTGCTTCTACTAA
- the rpmF gene encoding 50S ribosomal protein L32, protein MAVPQRRTSKTRRDKRRTHFKLVVPGMVKCEQCGELKLAHHVCKVCGTYKAREIIKQ, encoded by the coding sequence ATGGCAGTACCACAACGCAGAACGTCCAAGACTCGCCGTGACAAGCGTCGTACTCACTTCAAACTGGTGGTTCCAGGTATGGTGAAATGCGAACAATGCGGCGAACTGAAGCTTGCTCACCATGTATGCAAAGTTTGCGGAACATACAAGGCAAGAGAAATCATCAAACAATAG
- a CDS encoding pentapeptide repeat-containing protein: MYQYNNETFRQHNFDYASLQDGEINGCLFEQCSFRGASMEEMTSSGCRFVDCDFTGAQLNASVHSNGAFTNCRFTGANLFVAKFEHCKMVGSDFANAYMDGITLTGGDWAYTNLRHLNLSRQDLRGIRFTEADMLGCNLQKADLRGADLSRVQLSQCKLAGADLRDAKLEGVDLKSLDLAGVRLDVEQAVLLARSMGAKVG; encoded by the coding sequence ATGTACCAATATAACAATGAAACCTTCCGGCAGCATAATTTCGATTATGCCTCGCTGCAGGACGGTGAGATTAACGGATGTCTGTTTGAGCAATGCTCGTTCAGAGGGGCTTCCATGGAGGAGATGACCTCAAGCGGCTGCCGCTTCGTGGACTGCGATTTCACCGGCGCGCAGCTTAATGCCTCCGTACACAGTAACGGGGCCTTCACTAACTGCCGTTTCACCGGAGCCAATCTGTTCGTGGCTAAATTTGAGCATTGCAAAATGGTCGGCTCGGACTTCGCCAATGCCTATATGGACGGTATTACACTGACCGGAGGGGACTGGGCCTATACGAATCTGCGCCATCTGAATCTCAGCCGGCAGGATCTGCGGGGCATCCGGTTCACGGAGGCAGATATGCTGGGCTGCAATTTGCAGAAGGCGGATCTGCGCGGGGCAGATCTGAGCCGGGTCCAGCTCAGCCAGTGCAAGCTGGCGGGTGCCGATCTGCGCGATGCGAAGCTGGAAGGGGTAGACTTGAAGAGCCTGGATCTGGCAGGGGTGCGTCTGGATGTGGAGCAGGCCGTGCTGCTGGCCAGGTCCATGGGCGCGAAGGTAGGCTAA
- a CDS encoding GntR family transcriptional regulator: MVIEFDNNQPIYLQIMNYIKGEIVTGKLKPGDKIPSVRELAAELQINPNTVQRTFQELERETIVETRRGMGRYVTGSEETILTIKREMARDVLDRFIRGMEELGFQGEDIVAAVAENLQRRDQE, encoded by the coding sequence ATGGTTATCGAATTCGATAACAACCAGCCGATCTACCTCCAGATCATGAATTACATCAAGGGGGAGATTGTTACCGGCAAGCTGAAGCCCGGCGACAAAATCCCCTCTGTCCGGGAGCTGGCCGCTGAATTGCAGATTAATCCGAATACCGTTCAACGAACCTTTCAGGAACTGGAGCGTGAGACCATCGTGGAGACCCGGCGGGGGATGGGCAGATATGTAACCGGAAGCGAGGAGACGATTCTGACGATCAAGCGGGAGATGGCCCGGGATGTGCTGGACCGCTTCATCCGCGGGATGGAGGAGCTGGGCTTCCAGGGGGAAGATATTGTGGCTGCAGTAGCAGAGAATCTTCAGCGGCGGGACCAAGAATAG
- a CDS encoding glucosaminidase domain-containing protein, giving the protein MTESEFIAKMIPYAVADMQRSRIAASLTIAQAALESGWGSSSLTVKANNLFGIKGEGPAGSLPFRTTEYRNGQAVQVTAKFRAYHNWGESVTNHSDLITGGVSWNPKLYTKAINVDGKTAAREIAAAGYATDPGYASKLIQIMDAYHLVQYDQVKEDEEMSAEDKQKLADLEKELQTLRTLLAELTVSRDTLKTGVQEQGQTIKGVAERLAVIEGRAVMNVPAWAEPAVRAAEAAGLLDTPSGGSYDFYRMLTVLNRAGLLVTGKGV; this is encoded by the coding sequence ATGACGGAATCCGAGTTTATTGCGAAAATGATCCCGTATGCCGTAGCGGATATGCAGCGCAGCCGTATCGCAGCCTCCCTGACGATTGCTCAGGCGGCCCTGGAATCCGGCTGGGGCAGCAGCAGCTTAACAGTCAAGGCTAACAATCTGTTCGGAATCAAGGGCGAGGGTCCGGCAGGCAGCCTGCCCTTTCGTACAACGGAATACAGGAACGGGCAGGCGGTTCAGGTCACGGCCAAGTTCCGCGCCTATCATAACTGGGGGGAATCTGTGACGAATCATTCAGACCTGATTACCGGCGGGGTCTCCTGGAATCCAAAGCTGTATACCAAGGCTATCAATGTGGACGGCAAGACGGCTGCCCGCGAGATTGCCGCTGCAGGGTATGCCACCGACCCGGGCTATGCGTCTAAGCTGATTCAGATTATGGATGCCTATCATTTAGTTCAATATGACCAAGTGAAGGAGGATGAGGAAATGTCGGCTGAGGACAAACAGAAACTTGCGGATTTGGAGAAAGAGCTTCAGACGCTGCGGACGCTGCTGGCAGAGCTGACGGTCAGCAGAGATACGCTGAAGACCGGTGTCCAGGAGCAGGGACAGACTATCAAGGGCGTAGCGGAGCGGCTGGCTGTAATTGAAGGCCGTGCTGTGATGAATGTGCCTGCCTGGGCAGAGCCTGCGGTGCGGGCTGCTGAAGCTGCCGGGCTGCTGGATACGCCTTCCGGCGGCAGTTATGATTTCTACCGCATGTTGACGGTGCTGAACCGTGCGGGCTTACTGGTTACCGGCAAGGGGGTATAA